The Streptomyces sp. NBC_00306 sequence CAGGATGAACACGGGTGCGCCGCCGGACTGGAAGCGGTCCACCATGCGCTCGCGCTCCGCGACCGGCGTCCCTCCGTGGAGGAGCTGGGCCGGGATCGCCCGTGCGGCGAGATGGTCGGCGAGCAGCCGGGCCATCGCGACGTACTGCGTGAAGACCAGAACCGAGCCGTCCTCGGACAGGATCGTCTCCAACAGCTCGTCCAGCAGGGCGAGTTTGCCCGAGCGGCCGGCCAGCCGCACGGCGCCCGTGCCCGGCGCACCGCCGCGCCGCACGTGGCCCCCCGGGGTGCCGCGCTGCTCCGTGGGCGCGCGTTCCTTGAGGAACTGCGCCGGGTGGTTGCAGATCTGCTTGAGGTCGGTGAGGAGCTTCATCACCAGGCCGCGCCGCGCGATGCCCTCGGCGCCCTCGATCGCGGCCATCGTCTCCCGGACGACAGCTTCGTACAGCGACGCCTGCTCGCGGGTGAGCGCCACGGGATGGTCGGACTCGGTCTTGGGCGGCAGTTCGGGCACGATGCCGGGATCGGACTTCTTGCGCCGCAGCAGGAAGGGCCGCACCAGCCGGGAGAGCCGCTCGACGGCCTCCTCGTCCTCGCCGTGCTCGACGATGCGCGCGTGCCGGGAGCGGAACGCCTTGAGCGGGCCGAGGAGTCCGGGCGTCGTCCAGTCCAGCAGCGCCCACAGCTCCGAGAGGTTGTTCTCCACCGGGGTGCCGGTCAGCGCGACCCTGGCGGGTGTCGGGATGGTGCGCAGGGCCTTCGCCGTGGCGGAGAAGGGGTTCTTGACGTGCTGGGCCTCGTCGGCGACCACCATGCCCCAGGTGTGTCCGGCCAGCTGTTCCGCGCTGGTGCGCATCGTGCCGTACGTCGTGAGGACGAAGCCGCCTCCGGATTCCGGGAGGGTCCGGTCGGCGCCGTGGAAGCGGCGGACCGGCACACCGGGCGCGAACCGGGCGATCTCCCGCTGCCAGTTGCCGAGGAGCGACGCAGGGCAGACCACGAGCGTCGGGGCGGAACGCTCGCGCCGCAGATGGAGCGCGATCACCGTGACCGTTTTGCCGAGGCCCATGTCGTCGGCGAGGCAGCCGCCGAGACCGAGCGAGGTCATCAGGTCCAGCCAGGCCAGACCGCGCAGTTGGTAGTCGCGCAGGGTGGCGGTGAGCCCCTCGGGGTGCGGGACCGGTGCGGCGCCGGCCGTGAGCCGGTCACGCAGGGCCGCCAGGGCGCCGGTGGGCACCGCCTCCACCGTCTCGCCGTCGACCTCCGCGGTGCCGGTCAGCGCCACGGCCAGCGCATCGACGGGCTGGAGCAGCCCCAGTTCCCGCTTCCGCGCCTTGCGCACCAGGTCCGGGTCGACCACGACGAACTGGTCCCGCAGCCGCACGACCGGGCGGTGCGACTCCGCCAGCGCGTCCATCTCCTTCTCGGTCAGCGGATCGCCGTCGAGGGCCAACTGCCAGTTGAACGCGAGCAGTTCCGCACTGTCGAAGAAGGGGGTGCCGTCCGTCGCCGAACCCGGCGCGGGCCGTACGACGGCGGCGGCCGACAGGGAGCGCACGAGGTCCCGCGGCCAGTGGACGGCGACACCCGCGGCGGCGAGCCGTGCCGCTCCCGGCCCCAGCAGGTCGTACAACTCGCTCTCGGTGAGCGGCAGCACATCCGGGACGTCCCGCTCCAGCAGTCCGGCGAGCGGCGGCCAGACCCGGGCGGCACGGCGCAGCGCGAGCACCGCGTCGATCCGGGCACGGGGGCCGAAGTGCTGGTCGCCGTCGCCCGCCCACAGCCGGGCCGCGTCGATGACGAGTGTCGGGTCGGCGAGGCTGTGCACCTGTACGAGGGCCGCGCCCGCACTGCGCTCGGCGTCCTCCTCCGCGTCCGCGATGTCGAAGAGTTCGAAGGCCGACAGGTCCAGCCGCAGGGACACCCGGACCCCGGCGTCCATGCCCGCCGCGGCCTCCGCGGCCCATTCCCGCGCCCCCGGCAGATGCTGGGGCTCCTCGGCCGCGAACGGTGCGCCGGCCGCGAAGGCCGCGGCCGGGGTACGGGGAAGGGCGTCGGCGACCGCGTCGAAGAAGGCCCGCACCAGGGTCTCCGGTTCGGGCAGATCCAGGGGCTGCGGGCCGGGCACGGGGACGGCGTGTGCCTCGTACGGCATGGCGGCGGCGATGGCACGCAGCTGGGCGATGTCGTCCGCGTCCAGCGGGCCCGCGCGCCAGGCGTCGTGATCGGTCGGGGTCAGCCCCGGCAGCAGCCGGCCGCGCGCCACCAGATGCAGGGCGTGCAGCGCGGCCGCGCCCCAGCAGGCGGTGGCGGGGTGCGCACCGGGACGATGGCGTGCATTCGCCAGCAGCGGTACGGCCTCGGCGACGGACAGCAGCACGGCGGGCACGGTACGCACCGCCACGCTCCCGTCCGGAAGGTCCGGCCCGTCAGGTCCGGGTCCGGGTCCGGGTCCGGGTCCGACGACGGTGATCTCGGCGGTCGCGTCACGCAGCCGGTCGCCGTCCGGGTCCCAGAAGGCGACCCGGCCCTCGCGCGGGAGCGCTGCCGGAAGGAACACGGCGGCACAGCCGTGCAGCGCAGGCGTCGTCTCGGACGTCATCGGGTCACCTCCCACCCGTCGGTCGTGCGGTGGAGCACTGGATCTACGACCTTACGGGCGGGGTCTGACAATGACTGCCGACGGCGGCGCCGGTCCGCGTTGCCGGACAGGTCCGGCCGCGGCGATCATGCAGCCGGCGGCAGCGGACGTACGGATGGCGGGCCCTCGGCGTTCCGCGTGACGCCGTCCGGCTCGCGGCCGGCCGCGTCCCCGGCGGTCGGCTCGGCGGACGAGTCCCTCGGCCCGGGCTCCCGTACCGCCTGGGGTCCGGCCTCCGGAGCGGCAAGGGATTCCGGCTTCGGCTCCTGCACCGGCTCGTCCACCGTCCCCGGCTCGGACATGGTCTCCGCTGCCGCTGCCGGACTCTCCACCGCCGGTCCCGGCGCTGGTGGAGCCACCGCCTGTTGACCCGGTTCGGGCTGTGCGGCAGCGCCCGTCTGGGCCACCGGCGCCGGCTGCTGGGCGCGTTCCAGGAAGCGAAGGAGTTCCACCGGGAAGGGCAGCACCAGGGTGGAGTTCTTCTCCGCGGCGACCGCGACCACGGTCTGGAGCAGCCGCAGTTGCAGCGCCGCCGGCTGCTTCGACATCTCGCCCGCCGCCTCGGCCAGCTTCTTCGACGCCTGGAGCTCCGCGTCCGCGTTGATCACCCGGGCCCGGCGCTCGCGGTCGGCCTCCGCCTGGCGTGCCATCGACCGCTTCATCGCCTCGGGCAGCGACACGTCCTTGATCTCCACCCGGTCGATCTGCACACCCCAGCCCATCGCCGGGCTGTCGATCATCAGCTCCAGCCCCTGATTCAGCTTCTCCCGGTTCGACAGAAGGTCGTCGAGATCGCTCTTGCCGATGATCGAACGCAGCGATGTCTGCGCCATCTGCGAGACCGCGAACCGGTAGTCCTCGACCTGCACCACCGCGTCGGAAGGATCGATCACCTTGAAGTAGATCACCGCGTCGACCCGGACCGTCACATTGTCCCGGGTGATGCCGTCCTGCGAGGGCACCGGCATGGTCACGATCTGCATGTTGACCTTACGGAGCCGGTCCACGCCCGGAATGATCATGGTGAATCCCGGACCGCGCTCGGTTCCACGAAGGCGGCCGAGGCGGAAGACCACACCCCGCTCGTACTGCTTGACCACCCGGGCAGCGGCCAGCGTGTACACCACGGCTGCCGACGCGACCGACACGCCCGCAATCACCAGCTCCTCGACCATCAGGGCACCCCCTACCGTCCGGGCCGGATGTCCACCTACCACGGTATGCCCGAAATGCTCCGCCGGTCGAGCGTCGGCCTCCTCCGCCGCGCACCGGCACACGCCCCGGCACGGCCGCGCGCCGACGCACGCCCCGGAACGCAGGAAGACCGCACCCTCGGCGGGTACGGCCTTTCCTGACTGCGGTGGAGATCTCGGCCGACGGAGCGCGAACGCCCGGCGCCGTCAGATGCGCTTGCGGATCAGCGCGACCAGCTCCGCCGTGTTGTGGCGGCGCGCCCAGGCGATACCGGCGAAGACGAAGAACAGGATCACGGGCGTGATCGCGTACTGACCGTCGAACACGGTCACCTGGGTGATGAACGCGCCGATCATCAGGCCCATGAACGCCATGGCGGACACCCCGGACAGGATGGGGATGACCAGGGCGATCGCGCCGGCCAGTTCCAGGCCGCCCGTGACGTACATGAACCAGTCGCCGAACCCGATCTTGTCGAAGGACTCCGCGGCGGAGGAGTGCCCGACGAGCTTGGGGCCCGCGCTCGGGATGGCCATGAAGAGGGCGAGGACGATCTGGAGCGTGAGCGTGGCGATGTTCGCGCGACGGCTCAGTCGCGTTCCGTTCCCGGTGGTGGCGGCGGTGTTCGTGGTGGTGGCGGCGGTCGTCGCGGACATGATGGTCTCCTCCGGTACAGGCTCTGCGGTGCTTTCGGGAGGTAGACCGGGCAGGCCCCGCGAACTCATCGCTCGCGGGCCCCTCTTTCCAGATCTGTTCGGACTTCTTCAACTCACCGCCGGAACACGCCCCTTGCTCACAGCTCGAACCAGCCGTGCCCGCCGTACCAGTGGCGGCCCGCCCGCAGATGATCGCCGATCGCGCGCTCCAGCGTGGTGCGCCGGGGCAGACCGGCGGCCGGCAGGTCGGGATCGCCGAACACGAAACCGACCGGTCCGCTGTCGTCGGCCTCCTTCTCCTCGTACGCCGTCCGGAAGCGGCCCTGGAAGCGCCGGATGTGCGAGTCCTGCGGCAGACAGCCGGCGAGCTGCGGATCGAGCAGCCATGAGTGGCAGTCGGCGACCCGGTACGTCTCCTCGGGGAAGTGCCGCGGGAAGAAGTCCCTGGCGAGAGCGAGCGAGCGGTCGCAGGCCGCGGGCGTGAGCGGCCCGAGGAAGTCGGGGATGTGCAGGCCGAGAACCGGGTCGCCGGGTCCGAGGGGCAGTCCGGCCGCACGCACCGCCTCACCGGTACGCCGGCCGAGCCGGCTGCGTTCGAACTGCAGCCGCCCCAACTGGTAGAGCTCACCGCGGAAGTGCAGCCCGAGCCAGCCCGGTATCGGCAGCCCCCCGATGCCGTGCCTCCTGCGGTGGATGGCCATCTGGCGGCCGAGGTCGGCGAGGGTGTGCCGGGAGACGGCCTCCGGGACGGAGCGAGCGCGGTGGTAGGCCCGGGTGTACGGCAGGGTCGCGACGAACACATAGACGGGGAAGCAGCGGCCGAGCGGGCCGGAATCCTCGGGCCGTGGCAGTTCCCCGCCACCGTCGACCCTCCCCATGCCGTCGACCATGTCCCGGACACCCGCCTCCAGCATCCGCCGCAGACCGGGGTCGCTCGTCATACGGCCGCGCAGGGCGAGGAGTTCGTTGATGTCCTCGTGCGGGACGGCCAGGTCCAGCAGTTCGCCCGCCAGCTCCTCCGCCGCCGGCAGTTCCACCAGGACGCCTGTCACCGGCGACTCCTCCCCCTCGGGTCGGTCGTGCGCACGGGCCCGGGCGACCCCGGATCCGTACGTCTCGGGACCTCCGTACGTCTCGGAATGTCTGTACGTCTCGCGACGTCCGCGTCTCTCCCGCAGGTGCCTCTCAGAAGGTCCGTATGTCCCAGGATGCGGGCAGCCGGACGGCCCTCGCCGGCGCATCCGGCAGATCGCCGTGGGTGCATGCTGGAAGGGGAGAGGGGATGGCCATGCGTACCGGGAGTGAACCGAGGACTGCGCGCAGTCCCCTGCGGATGCGGTTCTGGCTGAGTGTGTGGGGCCTGCTCTGGACGGCCGGCGGGACGGTCGCCTTCGCTCTCGCCTCCCGCCCCGGCTGGGCGGCGGCGTGCGGAGCGCTGCTGGTGATCGTGCTGGTGGATCTGGTCCTGGTCGTCCGCCACATCCGTCAGGGTCCGCACTACCAGCCGGGCCGGGACGTCCCCCCGTACGAACCGGACCGCGGCTGACCGCCGCGGAGTCGACGGGCTGACGGTCACGCGTCCGCGTCGAAGCGGGCCGCCCTCAGATACTCCGGCTTCGGGTCCAGCGCCGCGGCCAGGCGGAAGTGGCGCATGGCCTGCTCGGGCCGGCCGGCCCGCTCGAAGGTGCGGGCCAGGGCGAAGTGGGCGAAGGCGTTGTCCGGCTCGCGCTCCAGGACCAGCTCGAACTCGAGCTCGGCAGGGCGCAGTTGGGCGGAGGCGAAGAAGGCTCGGGCACGCAGCAGGCGGGCCGATGTGTTCTCGGGGTGGGCTGCGATCACCGAGTCCAGCAGCTTCAGGGCTCCGCGCGGATCCCTGGCGGCGAGCAACTGCTCAGCCGCCCGGTAGTCGATGACGTGCGTCTCCGGGTTGCTTTCGGGCACGGTGGCATCCTTCCCCTCGCTGCACGGTTCCAACACGGGACCCGGCAGCGGTATTCCGATCGGATGCCCGGGAGGCGGCGCGCTGCGGGCTGCGACGGCCGTGATGGCCGCAACCGTCAGAGACCGGAGACCGCGAGCACCAGCCCGATCACCACGAGCAACAGGCCCGCGATCACGAAGCCTCTGTCGACACCCGTCCGCCGATGTCCGTCGACCACCACGTCGCGCGGATCACGGGCGTCGTAGGAGACTCCGACGGAGGTCCCCACGGTCAGTTCGGCCACGGGCGAGACGATCTCCATCACCCGGCCGTCCTGGGTCTCGAACTCCAGGAGGGGCCGTTCCGCACCCTGGGGCGGCTGCTTCACGAGCGCCATGACGAGGCGGCCGTCGGCGGTGATCCGGCGGGTCTGCCGCAGGCCGTGTCCCCCGGCGAGGGCGGCAACCAGCCCGCCCAGCACGGTGACCGTGGCGAAAACGATGTGCACCGCCTCGATGCTACTGGGGGCGCCGCACATCCGGTGCGGCCTTGACGCATGCCTGACGGGTGCGGGCGCGCGGGCCCGTCAGGGCCGCCCTGGCGGAGCGCAGCGGGTGAAGGACTCCCCGGCTGCCGGCGCCTAGGGAGCCTCCGCCGCGGCCCGGCGGGTCAGTTCCGTCCAGACGTCTCGGACCTGCGGTTCCAGATCCTCCAGCGGCCCGTCGTTGTCGACGACCAGATCCGCGATGGCGCGCCGCTGCTCACGGGTCGCCTGAGCCGACATCCGCGCCCGCGCCTCGGACTCGGCCATCCCGCGCAGCCTGACCAGCCGGTCCAGCTGCGTCTCGGGTGCCGCGTCCACGACGATCACCAGGTCGTAGAGCGGGGCGAGTTCGTTCTCGGTGAGCAGCGGTACGTCGTGGATGACCACCGCGTCGGCTCCAGCCGCCTTCTCGAGCTCCTGGGAGCGCGCTCCGACCAGGGGGTGCACGATCGCGTTGAGCGTCGCCAGCCGCTCGGGGTCGGCGAAGACGATGGACCCGAGCGCGGGCCGGTCCAGTGTTCCGTCGGCGGTCAGGATCCCGGGGCCGAACGCCTCCACGACGGCTGCCAGCCCGGGCGTGCCGGGTTCGACGACCTCGCGGGCGATCTTGTCGGCGTCGATGAGGACCGCGCCGTACGAGGCGAGGAGACGGGAGACTTCGCTCTTGCCGGCGCCGATTCCGCCGGTCAGGCCCACCTTCAGCATGAGCCGCAGCTTAGACCCCGCCTCCTGCGCACCACGTCGGCCCCTCTGCCCTCGGGCTGCGCCTCGTCCGCGCCGCCCGGGCGCCCGTGCGCCTCCCCACGACTCCCCACGCCTCTCTAGGCGTCGCCCTCCCGCTCGGCGAGGAAGCGCTCGAATTCGAGGCCGATCTCGTCCGCGGACGGCAGATCCACCGCCTCCGCGACCAGGCTGCCCCGCGTCTCCGCGCCCGCCATCGCGTCGAACTGGTGCTCAAGCCCCTGGACCAGGGTGACCAGTTCCTCGTCGCCCTCGCCGATCTGGCGCTCGATCTCGTTCTGCGTGCGGTGGGCCTCGGTGCGCAGCGTGTGCGCGATGCCGGGCAGCACCAGACCGGTGGCGGCCGTGATCGCTTCCAGCGCGGTGAGCGCGGCATCCGGATAGGACGAGCGCGCCACGTAGTGCGGGACGTGTGCGGCGACGCCGAGGACGTCGTGGCCTGCTTCCATCAGTCGGTACTCGACCAGCGCCTCCGCGCTGCCCGGGACCTGCGCCTCGTCGAAGGGGCTGCGATGGCCCGGCATGAGGTCCGTGCGGTTGCCGTGCGGGGTCAGCCCCACGGGACGGGTGTGCGGGACGCCCATCGGGATGCCGTGGAAGTTGACCGCGAGACGCACGCCGAGGCGCTCGACGATCTGCTCGACGGCCGCGGCGAAGCGTTCCCATTCGACGTCGGGCTCGGGGCCCGACAGCAGGAGGAAGGGTGCGCCGGTGGCGTCCTGGACGAGGCGCACCTCGATGCTGGGCGTCTCGTAGCCGGACCAGCGGTCGCGCTTGAACGTCAGCAGCGGGCGCCGGGCCCGGTAGTCCACCAGCCTGTCGTGGTCGAACCGCGCCACCACCTGGTGGGGCAGCGTTTCGAGCAGCGTCTCGACGATCTGGTCGCCGGTCTCACCCGCGTCGATGTATCCGTCGAAGTGGTACAGCATGACCAGGCCTGCGGACTCCTGCGCGAGCGCCATGTCGACGACCGCGAGGCCCTTCGGCTCCCATTCGTACAAACCCTGCGGATCAACCACGATTACCGCTCCTCCTCGTGTTCTCCTTCAAGAACACGGTGTGACTCTCGGGCATTCCCCGGGCACGGAACGAACACCGCCGGAGCGGGCACCAGTTCGGGCCATCTCATGATCGCTCCAGGTCCGGACCTTGACATGCCCCCGCCCCCTCCCGACCGTCACCGAGCGCAATCAGGTCCTCGTCCAGAACAACACCGGCAAGAACACGACCAACAACGGCTTCGAGACCCACACCCAGCAGACCGGCCGGGGCTGCGGCACCGTCTTTCGCGGCAACCGGTCCGATCTGCGCGGGGCCACCGGCGACAAGCAGCTCGCCGTCAACGTCACCAAGGACACCGCCGACTGCCGGACCACGGTGTACGCGGACAACACCGTCACCGGGGGAAAGGGGCTGACGAACATCCCCGTCACCCCCTGAGACGGCCGCCTCCCGCCCCCTGGTACGGCCGGCTCCCGACCCCCTGAGACAGCCGGCCCCCCACACAACGAGCAAGGCCCGCCCCCCGAAGGGAGCGGGCCTTGCTGTCAGCTGTCAGTCAGCCGGCAGAGCGTCAGCTCTGGCCGCCGGCCAGCTTCTCGCGGAGGGCGGCGAGCGCCTCGTCCGACGCCAGGGCGCCGGAGTTGTCGTCCGACTCCGAGGAGTACGAACCGCCACTGCCACCGGCGGGCGCAGCGGCCGGAGCGGCGGTGCCACCCTCGGCAGCGGCGGCCTCGTCGGCCTCGCGGGACTTGATGACCTGGGCCTGGTGCTGCTCGAAGCGCTGCTGCGCCTCGGCGTACTGGCCCTCCCACGCCTCGCGCTGGGTCTCGAAGCCCTCGAGCCAGTCGTTGGTCTCGGGGTCGAAGCCCTCGGGGTAGATGTAGTTGCCCTGGTCGTCGTAGGACGCGGCCATGCCGTACAGGGTCGGGTCGAACTCGACCGAGGCCGGGTCGGCACCGAAGGACTCGTTGGCCTGCTTCAGCGAGAGGCTGATGCGGCGGCGCTCGAGGTCGATGTCGATGACCTTGACGAAGATCTCGTCGTTGACCTGGACGACCTGCTCCGGGATCTCCACGTGGCGCTCGGCCAGCTCGGAGATGTGGACCAGACCCTCGATGCCCTCGTCGACGCGCACGAACGCACCGAAGGGAACGAGCTTGGTGACCTTACCGGGAACAACCTGCCCGATCTGGTGCGTACGGGCGAACTGCTGCCACGGGTCTTCCTGCGTCGCCTTGAGCGACAGGGAGACGCGCTCGCGGTCCATGTCGACGTCGAGAACCTCGACGGTGACTTCCTGGCCGACCTCGACAACCTCGGAGGGGTGGTCGATGTGCTTCCAGGAGAGCTCGGAGACGTGAACCAGACCGTCGACGCCACCCAGGTCCACGAAGGCACCGAAGTTGACGATCGAGGAGACGACGCCGGAACGGACCTGACCCTTCTGGAGGGTCGTGAGGAAGGTCTGGCGAACCTCGGACTGAGTCTGCTCCAGCCAGGCACGGCGGGACAGGACCACGTTGTTGCGGTTCTTGTCCAGCTCGATGATCTTGGCCTCGAGCTCCTTGCCCACGTAGGGCTGGAGGTCGCGAACACGGCGCATCTCGACCAGGGAGGCCGGGAGGAAGCCGCGGAGGCCGATGTCGAGGATGAGACCACCCTTGACGACCTCGATGACGGTACCGGTGACGATGCCGTCCTCTTCCTTGATCTTCTCGATGGTGCCCCACGCCCGCTCGTACTGGGCGCGCTTCTTCGAGAGGATCAGGCGGCCTTCCTTGTCCTCCTTCTGGAGAACAAGGGCCTCGATCTCGTCGCCGACCTTGACGACCTCGTTGGGGTCGACGTCGTGCTTGATCGAGAGCTCGCGGCTCGGGATGACACCTTCGGTCTTGTAACCGATGTCGAGCAGGACCTCGTCCCGGTCGACCTTCACGATGACGCCGTCGACGATGTCGCCGTCGTTGAAGTACTTGATCGTTTCGTCGATCGCGGCGAGGAAGGCTTCCTCGTTACCGATGTCGTTGACCGCTACCTGCGGGGTGGTTGCGGTGGTCTCGGTGCTGCTCGTCATGTGGGAAAAGGCTCCGGTGCGGACATTGAAGTCGTAGGTACTGCTACGCCGAGAACCCGTATCGCAGCTGCAGAAGCCGGACAGCCTTGGAAGCGCCGACCCGGGTGGCTGTTCCGGAGAACACGCCTCGGGGGCGCCTCGTGAACCGAGGGGACATACATACAGATGCGAGCGCGACCTGCTCCGTCTGAGGCGCGCAGGCCCGCAGCGCAACTTGTAGCATACGGGGGCAGCCGGAGGCGGTCAATGCGCGAAGGCGCACACCCGGGGCGGATCGCCCCAATCCCGGCACAACTAATGTTTGCAGAGGCCACAACGGCCGCCCTGTGGCGCGCTGAACGCAAACTACAACGACGGTGGAAATGATCCAAGACCTGAGCGACCTCCAGGATCCAGAACCGGAAGCCACCCGGCGTGACGCCGGGAACACGGAGAGCAGCCGGGCCAGTCGCGGGTGGTGGGACCGCCACGCCGACGAGTACCAGAGCGAGCACGGCGCCTTCCTCGGTGACGACCATTTCGTCTGGGGACCGGAAGGGCTCGACGAGGCGGAGGCCGGACTGCTCGGCACCGTCTCCTCGCTGGAGGGCCTGGACATTCTCGAGATCGGCGCGGGCGCGGCGCAGTGCTCGCGCTGGCTGAAGGCGCAGGGCGCGCGCCCCGTGGCGCTCGACCTCTCGCACCGCCAGCTCCAGCACGCGCTGCGGATCGGCGGCGGCATTCCCCTGGTGGAGGCGGACGCGACGGCGCTGCCCTTCGCCGACGGCTCCTTCGACCTGGCCTGTTCCGCCTACGGGGCGGTGCCGTTCG is a genomic window containing:
- a CDS encoding DEAD/DEAH box helicase — encoded protein: MTSETTPALHGCAAVFLPAALPREGRVAFWDPDGDRLRDATAEITVVGPGPGPGPGPDGPDLPDGSVAVRTVPAVLLSVAEAVPLLANARHRPGAHPATACWGAAALHALHLVARGRLLPGLTPTDHDAWRAGPLDADDIAQLRAIAAAMPYEAHAVPVPGPQPLDLPEPETLVRAFFDAVADALPRTPAAAFAAGAPFAAEEPQHLPGAREWAAEAAAGMDAGVRVSLRLDLSAFELFDIADAEEDAERSAGAALVQVHSLADPTLVIDAARLWAGDGDQHFGPRARIDAVLALRRAARVWPPLAGLLERDVPDVLPLTESELYDLLGPGAARLAAAGVAVHWPRDLVRSLSAAAVVRPAPGSATDGTPFFDSAELLAFNWQLALDGDPLTEKEMDALAESHRPVVRLRDQFVVVDPDLVRKARKRELGLLQPVDALAVALTGTAEVDGETVEAVPTGALAALRDRLTAGAAPVPHPEGLTATLRDYQLRGLAWLDLMTSLGLGGCLADDMGLGKTVTVIALHLRRERSAPTLVVCPASLLGNWQREIARFAPGVPVRRFHGADRTLPESGGGFVLTTYGTMRTSAEQLAGHTWGMVVADEAQHVKNPFSATAKALRTIPTPARVALTGTPVENNLSELWALLDWTTPGLLGPLKAFRSRHARIVEHGEDEEAVERLSRLVRPFLLRRKKSDPGIVPELPPKTESDHPVALTREQASLYEAVVRETMAAIEGAEGIARRGLVMKLLTDLKQICNHPAQFLKERAPTEQRGTPGGHVRRGGAPGTGAVRLAGRSGKLALLDELLETILSEDGSVLVFTQYVAMARLLADHLAARAIPAQLLHGGTPVAERERMVDRFQSGGAPVFILSLKAAGTGLNLTRAGHVIHYDRWWNPAVEEQATDRAYRIGQTQPVQVHRLIAEGTVEDRIADMLAAKRALADAVLGSGEAALTELTDRELADLVSLRRPS
- a CDS encoding slipin family protein, which encodes MVEELVIAGVSVASAAVVYTLAAARVVKQYERGVVFRLGRLRGTERGPGFTMIIPGVDRLRKVNMQIVTMPVPSQDGITRDNVTVRVDAVIYFKVIDPSDAVVQVEDYRFAVSQMAQTSLRSIIGKSDLDDLLSNREKLNQGLELMIDSPAMGWGVQIDRVEIKDVSLPEAMKRSMARQAEADRERRARVINADAELQASKKLAEAAGEMSKQPAALQLRLLQTVVAVAAEKNSTLVLPFPVELLRFLERAQQPAPVAQTGAAAQPEPGQQAVAPPAPGPAVESPAAAAETMSEPGTVDEPVQEPKPESLAAPEAGPQAVREPGPRDSSAEPTAGDAAGREPDGVTRNAEGPPSVRPLPPAA
- a CDS encoding DoxX family protein — encoded protein: MSATTAATTTNTAATTGNGTRLSRRANIATLTLQIVLALFMAIPSAGPKLVGHSSAAESFDKIGFGDWFMYVTGGLELAGAIALVIPILSGVSAMAFMGLMIGAFITQVTVFDGQYAITPVILFFVFAGIAWARRHNTAELVALIRKRI
- a CDS encoding acyltransferase domain-containing protein is translated as MTGVLVELPAAEELAGELLDLAVPHEDINELLALRGRMTSDPGLRRMLEAGVRDMVDGMGRVDGGGELPRPEDSGPLGRCFPVYVFVATLPYTRAYHRARSVPEAVSRHTLADLGRQMAIHRRRHGIGGLPIPGWLGLHFRGELYQLGRLQFERSRLGRRTGEAVRAAGLPLGPGDPVLGLHIPDFLGPLTPAACDRSLALARDFFPRHFPEETYRVADCHSWLLDPQLAGCLPQDSHIRRFQGRFRTAYEEKEADDSGPVGFVFGDPDLPAAGLPRRTTLERAIGDHLRAGRHWYGGHGWFEL
- a CDS encoding DUF6343 family protein, producing the protein MRTGSEPRTARSPLRMRFWLSVWGLLWTAGGTVAFALASRPGWAAACGALLVIVLVDLVLVVRHIRQGPHYQPGRDVPPYEPDRG
- a CDS encoding tetratricopeptide repeat protein; translation: MPESNPETHVIDYRAAEQLLAARDPRGALKLLDSVIAAHPENTSARLLRARAFFASAQLRPAELEFELVLEREPDNAFAHFALARTFERAGRPEQAMRHFRLAAALDPKPEYLRAARFDADA
- a CDS encoding DUF3592 domain-containing protein, coding for MHIVFATVTVLGGLVAALAGGHGLRQTRRITADGRLVMALVKQPPQGAERPLLEFETQDGRVMEIVSPVAELTVGTSVGVSYDARDPRDVVVDGHRRTGVDRGFVIAGLLLVVIGLVLAVSGL
- the coaE gene encoding dephospho-CoA kinase — translated: MLKVGLTGGIGAGKSEVSRLLASYGAVLIDADKIAREVVEPGTPGLAAVVEAFGPGILTADGTLDRPALGSIVFADPERLATLNAIVHPLVGARSQELEKAAGADAVVIHDVPLLTENELAPLYDLVIVVDAAPETQLDRLVRLRGMAESEARARMSAQATREQRRAIADLVVDNDGPLEDLEPQVRDVWTELTRRAAAEAP
- a CDS encoding PAC2 family protein, giving the protein MVDPQGLYEWEPKGLAVVDMALAQESAGLVMLYHFDGYIDAGETGDQIVETLLETLPHQVVARFDHDRLVDYRARRPLLTFKRDRWSGYETPSIEVRLVQDATGAPFLLLSGPEPDVEWERFAAAVEQIVERLGVRLAVNFHGIPMGVPHTRPVGLTPHGNRTDLMPGHRSPFDEAQVPGSAEALVEYRLMEAGHDVLGVAAHVPHYVARSSYPDAALTALEAITAATGLVLPGIAHTLRTEAHRTQNEIERQIGEGDEELVTLVQGLEHQFDAMAGAETRGSLVAEAVDLPSADEIGLEFERFLAEREGDA
- the rpsA gene encoding 30S ribosomal protein S1 — protein: MTSSTETTATTPQVAVNDIGNEEAFLAAIDETIKYFNDGDIVDGVIVKVDRDEVLLDIGYKTEGVIPSRELSIKHDVDPNEVVKVGDEIEALVLQKEDKEGRLILSKKRAQYERAWGTIEKIKEEDGIVTGTVIEVVKGGLILDIGLRGFLPASLVEMRRVRDLQPYVGKELEAKIIELDKNRNNVVLSRRAWLEQTQSEVRQTFLTTLQKGQVRSGVVSSIVNFGAFVDLGGVDGLVHVSELSWKHIDHPSEVVEVGQEVTVEVLDVDMDRERVSLSLKATQEDPWQQFARTHQIGQVVPGKVTKLVPFGAFVRVDEGIEGLVHISELAERHVEIPEQVVQVNDEIFVKVIDIDLERRRISLSLKQANESFGADPASVEFDPTLYGMAASYDDQGNYIYPEGFDPETNDWLEGFETQREAWEGQYAEAQQRFEQHQAQVIKSREADEAAAAEGGTAAPAAAPAGGSGGSYSSESDDNSGALASDEALAALREKLAGGQS
- a CDS encoding class I SAM-dependent methyltransferase; translated protein: MIQDLSDLQDPEPEATRRDAGNTESSRASRGWWDRHADEYQSEHGAFLGDDHFVWGPEGLDEAEAGLLGTVSSLEGLDILEIGAGAAQCSRWLKAQGARPVALDLSHRQLQHALRIGGGIPLVEADATALPFADGSFDLACSAYGAVPFVADPVQVFTEVHRVLRPGGRWVFSVTHPVRWAFPDEPGPEGLSVAASYFDRTPYVEQDDMGRAVYVEHHRTLGDRVRDVVAGGFRLVDLVEPEWPAWNSQEWGGWSPLRGNLIPGTAIFVCERA